One genomic window of Paenisporosarcina antarctica includes the following:
- the eutS gene encoding ethanolamine utilization microcompartment protein EutS produces MSEEKKRFIQEFVPGKQLTLSHIIANPDPDMFQKLGIQEAGALGIMTCTPSETVIIAGDLATKAANVRIGFLDRFTGSLVIVGSVSEVDMAMIEINRFLSEKLGYTPANITKS; encoded by the coding sequence GTGAGTGAAGAGAAAAAAAGGTTTATACAAGAGTTTGTACCGGGAAAACAGCTAACACTGAGTCATATAATAGCAAATCCAGATCCTGATATGTTTCAAAAGCTTGGTATTCAAGAAGCAGGTGCATTAGGAATAATGACGTGCACACCCAGTGAAACAGTGATTATTGCTGGAGATTTAGCGACAAAAGCTGCAAATGTAAGAATTGGATTTTTAGATAGATTTACTGGTAGTCTTGTTATTGTTGGAAGTGTATCTGAGGTAGACATGGCCATGATTGAGATTAATCGCTTTTTATCTGAAAAGTTAGGTTACACACCAGCGAATATTACAAAGTCATAG
- the eutH gene encoding ethanolamine utilization protein EutH, which yields MAMIGTVIVYIIMFCAVLGAFAAIKDTEKGLGKEFMSGIHAIGHIFVPAAGIMASIPYLTWFINKFVSPMFEAIGADPAIAATTILASDMGGYQLADALKITNEGWIIALIVGYMAGATIVFSIPMGLAMLDKRDHKYMALGIMSGVLTIPIGALISTVLVVLFNTEIRDVISTTSDSTYQFVMSYGQIFINLLPLFIFVVVIAMGLKFFPRGMISGFMVFGRVMDAAIKLVLVFSIVEIFTGLFSTLFGAWGFDPIMADEEDQFRALETAGYIGIMLAGAFPMVYLLRKYAGKQLEAGGRKLGLSSVGSAGILATMANILAMFALVKYMRPKDKVINIAFAVCAAFLLGDHLSFTANFQPTIILPVIIGKLAAGVIAIAIAYWLSVPTALKLEIQDRDDGTIRPGEYLEDEIVEKIKKLEEDEMKEKREDAKKQSVNANS from the coding sequence ATGGCGATGATCGGAACGGTAATTGTGTATATCATCATGTTTTGCGCGGTTTTAGGAGCTTTTGCAGCAATAAAAGATACAGAAAAAGGTCTTGGTAAGGAGTTTATGTCTGGAATCCATGCAATAGGTCATATTTTTGTGCCGGCAGCAGGGATCATGGCATCTATTCCTTATTTAACTTGGTTCATCAATAAATTTGTCAGCCCTATGTTTGAAGCAATCGGAGCTGATCCAGCAATTGCGGCGACAACAATTCTAGCCTCGGACATGGGTGGTTATCAATTAGCTGATGCATTAAAGATAACCAATGAAGGATGGATTATCGCGTTAATCGTCGGATACATGGCAGGGGCAACTATTGTATTCTCAATTCCTATGGGATTAGCCATGCTGGATAAGCGAGATCATAAGTATATGGCATTAGGAATTATGTCAGGAGTATTAACAATTCCAATAGGTGCATTAATATCTACTGTATTAGTTGTTTTATTTAATACTGAAATTCGTGATGTGATCAGTACAACATCAGATTCCACCTATCAATTTGTAATGAGTTATGGTCAGATTTTCATCAACTTGTTGCCTTTGTTTATTTTCGTAGTCGTAATTGCTATGGGGCTTAAATTCTTCCCACGTGGAATGATATCAGGGTTTATGGTATTTGGTCGAGTAATGGACGCAGCGATTAAACTGGTTTTAGTCTTTTCCATTGTTGAAATCTTCACAGGATTATTCTCAACACTATTTGGTGCATGGGGCTTTGATCCAATAATGGCAGATGAGGAAGATCAGTTTCGAGCGCTGGAAACAGCCGGATACATTGGTATTATGTTAGCGGGAGCTTTCCCAATGGTTTATTTACTTCGCAAGTATGCAGGAAAACAATTAGAAGCGGGTGGGCGCAAACTTGGCCTATCTTCTGTAGGGAGTGCTGGTATTCTAGCAACGATGGCAAATATATTAGCCATGTTCGCACTAGTAAAATATATGAGACCAAAAGATAAAGTTATAAATATTGCATTTGCTGTATGTGCTGCCTTCTTATTAGGTGACCATTTGTCATTCACTGCTAACTTTCAACCAACTATTATTTTACCTGTAATTATTGGGAAACTTGCAGCTGGTGTCATTGCTATAGCTATTGCATATTGGTTATCGGTCCCTACAGCTTTGAAATTAGAGATTCAAGACCGTGATGACGGCACCATTCGTCCTGGCGAGTATTTAGAAGACGAGATTGTTGAAAAAATAAAAAAACTTGAAGAAGATGAAATGAAAGAAAAAAGGGAAGATGCAAAAAAACAAAGTGTTAACGCAAATTCTTAA
- a CDS encoding sensor histidine kinase, whose amino-acid sequence MKILSESTLEQLCKIYTELNTEDINILKKVESTLNIYADLSNANMYIDCKMNENDHAIVVAEAFPSTSDSVYEKSVVGKFVFESFEPGVFYSYRGGKKSLISQAVTQDGRIVEQSVVPIKNGSHQIIGVLIQEKEMSQQSLVRSEQQKYSFGQETLGTMLGDDMGKIPIISSLLMETLLLTDNKNNLIYANPVGVKFITEMSQTDEIQHKNLVELLPFLKQVYDSKEDVFVFDMTLDRKNLVIKKVRLRNKEQHGETLLIIQDITELRTKEKELMMKSYLIQEVHHRVKNNLQTVASLLRLQMRKGSPEESKAYFEDTLNRIYSISSVYELILANEDADDDDVNIIELTRKVCSTLVLNELHKNISLIIQSNGNRILTSSRKAVSIALIINELVQNSLKHAFPEDILGEIIVEFHSNKDFLELHIFDNGVGMKKPRTSLGLEIVHNLVVNDLNGEFQYLPEDVGTHAVIAFPVSPEVVIYYEKENIDS is encoded by the coding sequence GTGAAAATATTGAGTGAATCAACTTTAGAGCAACTATGTAAAATATATACGGAATTAAATACTGAAGATATAAATATACTAAAAAAGGTAGAATCTACTTTGAATATCTATGCAGATCTATCAAACGCAAATATGTATATTGATTGTAAAATGAATGAAAATGACCATGCAATTGTTGTAGCGGAAGCGTTTCCAAGTACCTCTGATTCTGTCTATGAGAAATCTGTAGTTGGTAAATTTGTATTTGAATCATTTGAGCCAGGTGTGTTTTATAGCTATCGAGGTGGAAAGAAATCTCTAATTAGTCAAGCGGTGACGCAGGATGGTCGAATTGTTGAACAAAGCGTGGTTCCTATAAAAAATGGTTCCCACCAAATAATTGGCGTTCTCATTCAAGAGAAAGAAATGTCTCAACAATCTCTTGTTAGAAGCGAACAGCAAAAGTATTCATTTGGTCAGGAGACGTTGGGCACTATGCTCGGAGATGATATGGGTAAAATACCAATTATTTCGAGTTTATTAATGGAAACTTTACTGTTAACAGATAACAAAAATAATTTAATTTATGCTAATCCTGTTGGTGTTAAGTTTATAACCGAAATGAGTCAAACAGATGAAATACAACATAAGAATTTAGTAGAGTTATTACCCTTTTTAAAACAAGTGTATGACTCGAAAGAGGATGTATTCGTTTTTGATATGACATTAGACAGAAAAAACTTAGTGATAAAAAAAGTGAGATTACGAAACAAAGAACAGCATGGAGAAACCCTTTTAATCATCCAAGACATTACTGAACTTAGAACGAAGGAGAAAGAGTTGATGATGAAATCCTATCTCATCCAAGAAGTTCATCATCGTGTAAAGAATAATCTTCAAACAGTTGCCAGTCTACTACGTCTTCAAATGAGAAAGGGATCTCCTGAAGAAAGTAAAGCATATTTTGAGGATACATTAAATAGAATTTATAGTATTTCCTCTGTATATGAACTTATTCTTGCAAACGAAGATGCAGATGATGACGATGTAAATATTATTGAATTAACTAGAAAAGTATGTTCGACACTGGTATTAAATGAACTCCATAAAAATATTAGCTTGATTATTCAGTCAAATGGCAATAGAATATTAACATCATCTAGGAAAGCGGTTTCAATTGCATTGATTATTAATGAACTTGTTCAAAATTCTTTAAAGCATGCCTTTCCTGAAGATATATTAGGGGAAATTATTGTTGAATTTCATTCTAATAAGGATTTCTTAGAGCTTCATATTTTCGACAACGGCGTTGGAATGAAGAAGCCAAGAACCTCACTTGGATTGGAAATTGTTCATAATTTGGTTGTAAACGATTTAAATGGTGAATTTCAATATTTGCCAGAAGATGTAGGGACACATGCAGTTATAGCATTTCCAGTAAGCCCGGAGGTTGTTATTTATTATGAGAAAGAAAATATTGATAGCTGA
- a CDS encoding ANTAR domain-containing response regulator, with the protein MRKKILIAEDESIFRMDLRMMLEDNGYDVVGEAGNGDRAIELAFMHKPDLILMDIKMPKINGLQASQIIGKQLDLPIIIITAYSQKEFVEKAQQDNVVGYLVKPIAESNLIPAIEIAIHQGEKAKRLKEDIINARQEVEKRKMIERAKGILMQVRQLTEQEAYKTMRDLSMSTQMTMESVAGDIISTYK; encoded by the coding sequence ATGAGAAAGAAAATATTGATAGCTGAAGACGAATCAATTTTTCGAATGGATTTAAGAATGATGTTAGAAGATAACGGTTACGATGTTGTTGGTGAAGCGGGGAACGGGGATCGGGCAATTGAACTAGCATTTATGCATAAACCAGATCTTATATTGATGGATATTAAAATGCCTAAAATTAATGGATTACAAGCAAGTCAAATTATTGGGAAACAGTTGGATTTACCTATAATAATTATTACAGCTTATAGTCAAAAAGAGTTCGTTGAGAAAGCTCAACAAGATAATGTTGTAGGTTATCTAGTTAAGCCTATAGCAGAATCAAACTTGATTCCTGCAATTGAAATTGCTATTCATCAAGGGGAAAAAGCTAAACGGCTTAAAGAGGACATTATAAATGCAAGACAAGAAGTTGAAAAACGGAAAATGATTGAACGAGCAAAAGGAATACTTATGCAAGTTAGACAATTAACAGAACAGGAAGCATATAAAACTATGAGGGATTTAAGTATGTCCACTCAAATGACTATGGAATCCGTTGCAGGAGACATTATTTCAACATATAAGTAA
- a CDS encoding EutP/PduV family microcompartment system protein, whose translation MKNRAMLIGAIGAGKSTLTNALLGREVQAFKTQTLIYYDWIVDTPGEYTENPMFYKSIMATALEVSHVLYLQDATSGKMVFPHGFSMGISKLPIGVITKSDHSSANIERSIKMIQSVIINGPIVITSSTQGLGIEHLKKLVTCNNVDSMRRYVDDSSDENLLFFDSLYNTRNV comes from the coding sequence TTGAAAAATAGAGCTATGTTAATAGGTGCAATTGGTGCTGGGAAGTCTACTTTAACAAATGCGTTATTAGGTAGAGAAGTACAGGCATTTAAAACGCAAACGTTAATCTATTATGACTGGATAGTTGACACGCCTGGAGAGTATACGGAAAATCCGATGTTCTACAAAAGTATTATGGCGACAGCACTTGAAGTATCTCACGTTCTATATTTACAAGATGCAACGAGTGGGAAAATGGTTTTTCCACATGGATTTAGCATGGGTATATCGAAATTACCGATTGGTGTCATTACAAAAAGCGATCATTCAAGTGCAAATATTGAACGTTCTATTAAAATGATTCAATCTGTAATTATCAATGGACCAATTGTGATTACTTCCTCAACACAGGGTTTAGGAATCGAACATTTAAAAAAACTTGTTACATGTAACAATGTGGATTCGATGAGAAGGTATGTTGATGATTCTTCAGATGAAAACCTTCTATTCTTTGACTCTCTTTACAATACACGGAATGTTTGA